In Nonomuraea muscovyensis, one genomic interval encodes:
- a CDS encoding NUDIX domain-containing protein: MRPSVRGVLLDHDEQLIVFRRTVPGRDVYYSVPGGHVEPEDATLEHTLRRELMEELGATVSDVTPLATVTHPWQGEVKTQHVYGCRLVAMDPALRHGPELEDPSRGRYDVERLPLLPSEITSRHVVPEAVAAYLSEHIVALPTLITTP; this comes from the coding sequence ATGCGCCCCAGCGTCCGCGGTGTCCTGCTCGACCACGACGAGCAGCTGATCGTCTTCCGGCGCACGGTGCCCGGCCGTGACGTCTACTACTCGGTGCCGGGCGGCCACGTCGAGCCGGAGGACGCCACCCTGGAGCACACCCTGCGCCGGGAGCTGATGGAGGAGCTGGGCGCGACGGTGTCGGACGTCACGCCGCTGGCCACGGTGACCCACCCGTGGCAGGGCGAGGTGAAGACACAGCACGTCTACGGCTGCCGCCTGGTCGCCATGGACCCGGCGCTGCGGCACGGCCCGGAGCTGGAGGACCCCTCGCGGGGCCGCTACGACGTGGAGCGGCTGCCGCTGCTGCCGTCGGAGATCACCTCGCGGCACGTCGTGCCGGAGGCGGTCGCCGCCTATCTGTCCGAGCACATCGTCGCGCTGCCCACACTCATCACCACGCCCTGA
- a CDS encoding HAD-IIA family hydrolase, producing MDGVLVHEGRPVPGADTFIKRLGDSGKPFRVLTNNSIYTPRDLSVRLLAAGLEVPPESIWTSALATAEFLDDQRPGGSAYAIGEAGLTTALHEVGYVLTDLDPDYVVLGETRTYSFTQITRAIRLIENGARFIATNPDPIGPSTEGSLPACGAVAAMITKATGVDPYFVGKPNPRMMRSALNAIDGHSETTAMIGDRMDTDVVCGMEAGLYTILVLTGVTQPRQIDRFPYRPSLVVDSVADLIELI from the coding sequence ATGGATGGTGTCCTCGTCCACGAGGGGCGCCCGGTCCCCGGGGCCGACACCTTCATCAAGCGGCTCGGCGACTCCGGCAAGCCGTTCCGGGTGCTGACCAACAACTCGATCTACACTCCCCGCGACCTGTCCGTTCGACTGCTCGCGGCGGGCCTCGAGGTGCCGCCCGAGTCCATCTGGACCTCCGCGCTGGCCACGGCGGAGTTCCTGGACGACCAGCGGCCCGGCGGCTCGGCGTACGCGATCGGCGAGGCCGGGCTGACCACGGCGCTGCACGAGGTCGGCTACGTGCTCACCGACCTCGACCCCGACTACGTGGTGCTCGGCGAGACCCGCACCTACAGCTTCACCCAGATCACCCGGGCCATCCGCCTCATCGAGAACGGCGCCCGCTTCATCGCCACCAACCCCGACCCGATCGGCCCGTCCACCGAGGGCTCCCTGCCTGCCTGCGGCGCCGTCGCCGCCATGATCACCAAGGCGACGGGCGTGGACCCCTACTTCGTCGGCAAGCCCAACCCCCGCATGATGCGCAGCGCGCTCAACGCCATCGACGGCCACAGCGAGACCACCGCCATGATCGGCGACCGCATGGACACCGACGTGGTCTGCGGCATGGAGGCCGGCCTCTACACGATCCTCGTCCTCACCGGCGTCACCCAGCCCCGGCAGATCGACCGCTTCCCCTACCGGCCCTCCCTGGTGGTCGACTCGGTGGCGGACCTGATCGAGCTCATCTGA
- a CDS encoding M20 metallopeptidase family protein, producing the protein MSFTEAAQDMRDELVRLRHTLHTTPELGLTLPRTQETVLAALDGLPLEITTGTSLSSVTAVLRGGRAGDRADDRAGDQAGGAVPVVLLRGDMDALPVAERTGLPYASQVEGRMHACGHDLHTAMLAGAAHLLSARRDELAGDVVFMFQPGEEGFEGARHMIGEGVLDAAGPRPVAAYGMHVVSSMLPPGLFASRPGPIMAAADVFQVRVKGRGGHGSSPHRALDPIQAGCEMVAALQTMVTRTFDVFDPVVVTVGQFHGGTADNVIPDEAYFEATVRTFSAANRALVQRRLVEVVAAVAAAHGLGVEASFGMGYPVTVNDVGEAGFAERTAGDLFGPGRFLVSPQPVMGAEDFSYVLEEVPGAFVFLGACPADRDPATAPYNHSPEAVFDDAVLPDGAALYAALAMSRLAS; encoded by the coding sequence ATGTCGTTCACCGAAGCCGCTCAGGACATGCGGGACGAGCTCGTCCGGCTCCGCCACACCCTGCACACCACCCCCGAACTCGGCCTCACGCTGCCGCGCACCCAGGAGACGGTGCTGGCGGCCCTCGACGGGCTCCCCCTGGAGATCACGACGGGCACCTCGCTCAGCTCGGTCACCGCCGTGCTGCGCGGAGGGCGGGCCGGAGACCGGGCCGACGACCGGGCCGGTGACCAGGCGGGCGGGGCCGTCCCGGTGGTCCTGCTGCGCGGCGACATGGACGCGCTGCCCGTCGCCGAGCGGACCGGCCTGCCGTACGCCTCCCAGGTCGAGGGCAGGATGCACGCCTGCGGGCACGACCTGCACACCGCGATGCTGGCGGGCGCCGCGCACCTGCTGAGCGCCCGCCGGGACGAGCTGGCCGGGGACGTGGTGTTCATGTTCCAGCCGGGCGAGGAGGGTTTCGAGGGCGCCCGCCACATGATCGGCGAGGGGGTGCTGGACGCGGCCGGCCCCCGGCCGGTGGCCGCGTACGGCATGCACGTCGTCTCCTCGATGCTGCCGCCCGGCCTGTTCGCCTCCCGCCCGGGGCCGATCATGGCGGCGGCCGACGTGTTCCAGGTGCGGGTCAAGGGGCGCGGCGGCCACGGCTCCAGCCCGCACCGCGCGCTCGACCCGATCCAGGCGGGCTGTGAGATGGTCGCGGCGCTGCAGACCATGGTGACCAGGACGTTCGACGTGTTCGACCCGGTGGTGGTCACGGTCGGCCAGTTCCACGGGGGCACGGCCGACAACGTGATCCCCGACGAGGCCTACTTCGAGGCGACGGTCCGCACGTTCAGCGCGGCCAACCGGGCGCTGGTGCAGCGGCGGCTGGTGGAGGTCGTGGCGGCCGTCGCGGCGGCGCACGGGCTCGGCGTCGAGGCGTCGTTCGGGATGGGCTACCCGGTGACGGTGAACGACGTCGGCGAGGCCGGTTTCGCGGAGCGGACGGCCGGCGACCTGTTCGGGCCGGGCCGTTTCCTCGTCTCGCCGCAGCCGGTGATGGGCGCGGAGGACTTCTCCTACGTGCTGGAGGAGGTGCCGGGCGCGTTCGTCTTCCTGGGGGCGTGCCCGGCGGACCGCGACCCGGCGACCGCGCCGTACAACCACTCCCCCGAGGCGGTCTTCGACGACGCGGTGCTGCCGGACGGCGCGGCCCTGTACGCGGCGCTGGCGATGAGCCGGCTGGCGTCCTGA
- a CDS encoding aminotransferase class IV, with the protein MTDRVIIDGRPGGADDLGLAMAARYGHFTAMQVRGGRVRGLDLHLARLTAATRELFGASLDRDLVVGSIGRVLGDVTDAGVRVYVVERDGVRVIATAAEPHRWPDEPRSLMSATYARFLPHIKHLGGLPQVYLGRRAEARGFDDALLVGTDGLISEGTIANLGCFDGERVVWPDAPMLRGVSMGLLDRVLPGEHRPLRVADLAGHPLVFLSNSWGVVPVGRVDDLVLKVDEDAWAALAARFDAVPWDPIA; encoded by the coding sequence GTGACCGATCGCGTAATCATCGACGGGCGCCCGGGAGGCGCTGACGACCTCGGCCTGGCCATGGCGGCCCGCTACGGGCACTTCACCGCGATGCAGGTGCGCGGCGGCCGGGTGCGGGGGCTGGACCTGCACCTGGCCAGGTTGACGGCCGCCACGCGGGAGCTGTTCGGCGCGTCCCTGGACCGGGACCTGGTGGTGGGCTCCATCGGGCGGGTGCTCGGTGACGTCACGGACGCCGGCGTGCGCGTCTACGTGGTCGAGCGGGACGGCGTGCGGGTCATCGCCACCGCCGCGGAGCCCCACCGGTGGCCGGACGAGCCCCGGTCGCTCATGTCCGCCACGTACGCGCGGTTCCTGCCGCACATCAAACACCTGGGCGGCCTCCCACAGGTGTACCTGGGCAGGCGGGCGGAGGCGCGCGGCTTCGACGACGCGCTGCTGGTGGGCACGGACGGGTTGATCAGCGAGGGGACGATCGCCAACCTCGGCTGCTTCGACGGCGAGCGCGTCGTCTGGCCGGACGCGCCGATGCTGCGCGGCGTCTCGATGGGGCTGCTGGATCGCGTCCTGCCCGGCGAGCACCGGCCGCTCCGGGTCGCCGACCTGGCGGGGCACCCGCTGGTGTTCCTGTCCAACTCGTGGGGCGTCGTCCCGGTCGGCCGGGTGGACGACCTGGTGCTCAAGGTGGACGAGGACGCCTGGGCGGCGCTGGCGGCGCGCTTCGACGCCGTGCCGTGGGACCCGATCGCCTAG
- a CDS encoding IS4 family transposase, which translates to MQEKSAITRTIETAAGVHAPGHLGELTQIVDFTLVDAVLEETGAREKRLRLLPARVVVYFTLALALFGHCSYRATWGKLTAALGQLAPVCPAASSLARARRRVGAAPLRRLFEILAGPVAGPSQAGSFYRGLRTVALDGTHLHAPDDEQVTWRYPKRSGDVLEFGYPLVRLLVVVECGTRAVLAACFGPENQGEVPYAQRLLGCLDRSMLLLADAGFDAVEFLRQVGATGAQFLVRSSARRRPAIQRRLPDGSYLARLCGVYRASEGYRALPVRVIEAWITVTLADGTTRREPWRLVTSLVDHERYPAGELVALYHRRWQVETTYFSIKVAMLDGRVLRSRSVAGLDQEVYALLTVYQALIRTAADAAASRPGLVMERISFTILLQTARDQVTTATGILPPEPVALVGAIGRAVLNDLLPAERRQRVKARSRKNPTSKYGPNAGKHPQQAQTYTLEVQIQIMDHGLASRRRR; encoded by the coding sequence TTGCAGGAGAAGTCTGCCATCACCCGCACGATCGAGACAGCCGCGGGCGTCCACGCGCCCGGACATCTGGGCGAGCTGACCCAGATCGTCGACTTCACGCTGGTGGATGCGGTGCTGGAGGAGACCGGGGCACGGGAGAAGCGGTTACGGCTGCTGCCCGCCCGGGTGGTGGTCTACTTCACCCTCGCCCTGGCCCTGTTCGGACACTGCTCCTACCGGGCGACCTGGGGCAAGCTCACCGCCGCTCTGGGCCAGCTCGCGCCGGTGTGCCCGGCCGCCTCCTCGCTCGCGCGAGCGCGACGCCGGGTCGGCGCGGCCCCGCTGCGCCGCCTGTTCGAGATCCTCGCCGGGCCGGTAGCCGGCCCTAGCCAGGCAGGCTCGTTCTACCGGGGACTGCGCACGGTGGCGCTGGACGGCACCCACCTGCACGCCCCCGACGACGAACAGGTCACCTGGCGCTACCCGAAGCGATCCGGGGACGTGCTGGAGTTCGGCTACCCGCTGGTGCGCCTGCTGGTCGTGGTCGAGTGTGGGACCCGGGCCGTGCTCGCGGCCTGTTTCGGCCCCGAGAACCAAGGCGAAGTACCCTACGCACAGCGCTTGCTGGGCTGCTTGGACCGCTCGATGCTGCTGTTGGCGGACGCCGGTTTCGACGCGGTGGAGTTCCTGCGCCAGGTAGGCGCGACAGGCGCGCAGTTCCTGGTGCGCTCCTCCGCCCGGCGCCGCCCGGCCATCCAGCGCCGCCTGCCCGACGGCTCCTACCTGGCCCGCCTGTGCGGCGTCTACCGGGCCAGCGAGGGCTACCGGGCGCTGCCCGTCCGCGTTATCGAGGCGTGGATCACTGTCACCCTCGCCGACGGCACCACGCGGCGTGAGCCGTGGCGCCTGGTCACCAGCCTGGTCGATCACGAGCGCTACCCCGCCGGTGAACTGGTCGCCCTCTATCACCGCAGGTGGCAAGTGGAGACCACCTACTTCTCGATCAAGGTGGCCATGCTCGACGGCCGCGTCCTGCGCTCGCGCAGCGTTGCGGGCCTGGACCAGGAGGTTTACGCGCTACTGACGGTTTACCAGGCCCTCATTCGCACCGCCGCCGACGCGGCGGCCTCCCGGCCGGGTCTGGTCATGGAGCGGATCAGCTTCACCATCCTCCTCCAGACGGCCCGAGACCAGGTCACCACCGCCACCGGCATCCTCCCGCCGGAGCCGGTGGCTCTCGTGGGCGCGATCGGCCGAGCCGTCCTGAACGACCTGTTGCCCGCCGAACGCCGCCAGCGTGTCAAGGCCCGCAGCCGCAAGAACCCGACCAGCAAGTACGGACCGAACGCGGGAAAGCACCCCCAGCAAGCACAGACCTACACCCTCGAAGTCCAGATCCAGATCATGGACCATGGACTTGCATCCCGTCGGCGCCGGTAA
- a CDS encoding SRPBCC family protein, whose translation MKHFLRLAAAPLLAGAFLVSAASGPATADTAQTDAELAAEWQAAWDTHAFYDTTPPAPDSGRSRAVSEISIEIDRPIQQVFAAYSDLDNHIGPNPFLKRVVTHKDWRLAGTRYVNLTAIEEIPYQGTIVTNKVHAQQRLNPASFSYETDTWSEPAVVTHQKISFRVLAPGKTVVTESLTFDADATLIDFVAANGTAAHQQTQAALKQAIESGTI comes from the coding sequence GTGAAGCACTTCCTTCGCCTCGCCGCGGCCCCTCTGCTCGCCGGGGCCTTCCTCGTCAGCGCCGCCTCCGGGCCCGCCACCGCGGACACCGCCCAGACCGACGCCGAACTGGCCGCCGAGTGGCAGGCCGCCTGGGACACCCACGCGTTCTACGACACCACGCCGCCCGCCCCGGACTCGGGTCGCAGCAGGGCCGTCAGCGAGATCTCCATCGAGATCGACCGGCCCATCCAGCAGGTGTTCGCCGCCTACTCGGACCTCGACAACCACATCGGCCCCAACCCGTTCCTCAAGCGGGTCGTCACCCACAAGGACTGGCGCCTGGCCGGCACACGGTACGTCAACCTCACCGCCATCGAGGAGATCCCGTACCAGGGCACGATCGTCACCAACAAGGTGCACGCCCAGCAGCGCCTCAACCCCGCGAGCTTCTCCTACGAGACCGACACCTGGTCCGAGCCCGCCGTGGTCACCCACCAGAAGATCTCGTTCAGGGTGCTGGCCCCCGGCAAGACCGTGGTCACCGAGAGCCTCACCTTCGACGCGGACGCCACGCTGATCGACTTCGTCGCGGCCAACGGCACCGCAGCCCACCAGCAGACGCAGGCGGCCCTCAAGCAGGCCATCGAGAGCGGCACCATCTGA
- a CDS encoding GntR family transcriptional regulator: protein MTDWERRLALDPSAAVPLYYQLRERLRAVIRDCEPDTLIPAEKDLMVYAGVSRATARRAIGDLVQEGLLVARQGSGTYTAPMAVAPELGARPAGFTETMARLGRKPTTQVLRAHRQPAGTDAGVALGLDESQEIVFIERLRLIEGTPCMLESAHLPADLVPGILDEDLTGSLYDLLRMKYGLSPASGRETIGAVNADYRLAELLRVPIAAALLATARSTSTDSGAALEYTIRHARGDFAVFSVELNDAKNALMGQ from the coding sequence ATGACTGACTGGGAACGTCGGCTGGCCCTCGACCCGTCAGCCGCTGTGCCGCTCTACTACCAGCTGCGCGAGCGACTGCGGGCGGTCATCCGCGACTGCGAGCCCGACACCCTGATCCCCGCCGAGAAGGACCTCATGGTCTACGCCGGCGTGAGCAGGGCCACGGCTCGCCGGGCGATCGGCGACCTCGTCCAGGAAGGGCTGCTGGTCGCCCGGCAGGGCAGCGGCACCTACACCGCGCCGATGGCCGTGGCCCCCGAGCTGGGCGCGCGCCCGGCCGGGTTCACCGAGACGATGGCGCGGCTCGGGCGCAAGCCCACGACGCAGGTGCTCAGGGCCCACCGGCAACCGGCGGGCACCGACGCCGGCGTCGCGCTCGGCCTGGACGAGTCCCAGGAGATCGTCTTCATCGAGCGGCTGCGGCTGATCGAGGGTACGCCCTGCATGCTGGAGAGCGCCCACCTGCCTGCCGACCTGGTGCCGGGAATCCTCGACGAGGACCTGACCGGCTCGCTGTACGACCTGCTGCGCATGAAGTACGGCCTGTCCCCCGCGAGCGGCAGGGAGACGATCGGCGCGGTCAACGCCGACTACCGGCTCGCCGAGCTGCTGCGCGTGCCGATCGCCGCGGCCTTGCTGGCCACCGCCCGCAGCACCAGCACCGACAGCGGGGCCGCGCTCGAATACACCATCCGCCACGCGCGCGGCGACTTCGCGGTGTTCTCCGTGGAGCTCAACGACGCCAAGAACGCCCTGATGGGCCAGTAA
- a CDS encoding extracellular solute-binding protein — translation MTMMTRRRLLGAAALTTAAGLLAACGSEPEATVPADGVPRGKLSVWLHQTKAYDSVFTSLLHSYIQEFGGVDITPLYVPVDKLDAKLLTAFAGDAPPDLFKIGGWTVAGHARKGRLAPIIPKAMGATDEKALVAKYDQSAVNSLSYQGKLYGVPIDYTICCLYYRRDRFAEAGLDPDKPPTTWEEVAEYSKRLTSADGKKVGLQWILGNPQWTVMQLLALVRGKGGGILSADAGTATLATDAGVEALRYYGGLGNAKLSNPLSGFGLFATGEAAMVVSGLFAMDLFPALNKKLVFGESFDIAPLPRWDGGRPVAPAYTWGWAVAEHSKLQYTAWHFIDYLQRADVAARQLMDASLLTPVKGWEKLPSTDTKTMEIMAASAPYADFGPQTPVWQEMAKSLTDAADAVAFGKKTPEQAAADFDQAMRRAL, via the coding sequence ATGACCATGATGACCCGGCGCCGCCTGCTCGGAGCAGCCGCACTGACCACGGCGGCCGGCCTCCTCGCCGCCTGTGGCTCCGAACCGGAGGCGACGGTGCCGGCCGACGGCGTCCCGCGGGGGAAGCTCTCCGTCTGGCTGCACCAGACCAAGGCCTACGACTCGGTGTTCACCTCCCTGCTGCACAGCTACATCCAGGAGTTCGGCGGCGTCGACATCACCCCGCTCTACGTGCCGGTCGACAAGCTCGACGCCAAGCTCCTGACCGCCTTCGCGGGAGACGCTCCCCCGGACCTGTTCAAGATTGGCGGCTGGACCGTCGCGGGCCACGCCCGCAAGGGACGGCTCGCGCCGATCATCCCCAAAGCCATGGGGGCGACCGACGAGAAGGCGCTGGTCGCGAAGTACGACCAGAGCGCCGTCAACTCGCTGTCCTACCAGGGCAAGCTCTACGGCGTCCCGATCGACTACACGATCTGCTGCCTCTACTACCGCAGGGACAGGTTCGCCGAAGCCGGGCTCGACCCGGACAAGCCGCCCACGACGTGGGAGGAGGTCGCCGAGTACAGCAAGAGGCTCACCTCGGCCGACGGCAAGAAGGTGGGCCTGCAGTGGATACTGGGCAACCCGCAGTGGACGGTGATGCAGCTGCTCGCCCTGGTGAGAGGGAAGGGAGGCGGGATACTCAGCGCCGACGCGGGCACGGCCACGCTCGCCACGGACGCCGGGGTCGAGGCGCTGCGCTACTACGGCGGCCTGGGCAACGCGAAGCTGTCCAACCCGCTGTCGGGGTTCGGGCTGTTCGCCACCGGCGAGGCGGCCATGGTGGTCTCCGGGCTGTTCGCGATGGACCTGTTCCCCGCGCTGAACAAGAAGCTCGTGTTCGGCGAGTCCTTCGACATCGCCCCGCTGCCGCGCTGGGACGGCGGCCGGCCGGTCGCCCCGGCCTACACCTGGGGCTGGGCGGTCGCCGAGCACTCGAAACTGCAGTACACCGCCTGGCACTTCATCGACTACCTGCAGCGCGCGGACGTCGCGGCCAGGCAGCTCATGGACGCGAGCCTGCTCACCCCGGTCAAGGGCTGGGAGAAGCTGCCCAGCACGGACACCAAGACGATGGAGATCATGGCGGCCTCCGCCCCGTACGCCGACTTCGGCCCGCAGACTCCGGTGTGGCAGGAGATGGCCAAGTCGCTGACCGACGCCGCCGACGCGGTGGCCTTCGGCAAGAAGACGCCCGAGCAGGCGGCCGCGGACTTCGACCAGGCGATGAGGAGAGCGCTGTGA